TCCTTTGATATAGGCGATATTTTTACCTTTTTCCTGAACGATGACACTCATGCGTTTTCTCTGGGAATTGAAAGAGAACTCCGTGGTGATCTTTTCGTCCACTTCCGGCGTCAGCCAGGCTTTATAGGCTGCAACGATCAATGATGCTTCAGTGGGTTCTCCGGTGATCTTCCATGCATCCTTTTCCCTGGTCAGCCCGGCATGGGTACAGATAAGCCCGGTTTTGAGCAGTTCGATCAGATCCTGTCTCTTTTTGTAATCCACCTTTTTCTTATCTTTTTCAAAGTGGCCTTTTGGATCATATCCGCTTCCTGTTACATCTATTTCACCGCTAAAAAGCCATACTTTTTGCACGGTCATCTGGTTTTGTGTAAGGGTTCCTGTTTTATCGGTACAGATGACGTTGGCACTGCCCAGTGCTTCGGCTGCCTGCAAACGGCGGAGCAGGGCTTTTTGACGGACCATCGCTTTGACACCGAGTGCCAGTGTAATGGTCACAACTGCCGGCAGACCTTCAGGTACGACCGCTACGGCGAGAGAGATGCCCGTTAGAAACATTTCCATCATATCTTTGCCCAGAAGGTATCCGATGATTGCGACAAACGCTGCGATGGCAACAGAGAAGATCCCGAGTTTTTTACCCAAAACTGCCAGTTTTTTCTGTAAAGGTGTCTGTGTGCTGCCTACCTCACTGGTCATTTTTGCGATCTTTCCAAATTCAGTTTGCATACCCGTAGCAACGACGATACCTTTGGCATAGCCATTGACCACATTGGTGCCCATCCATGCCATGGAGCTCCGTTCACCCAATGCACTCTTTTGAGGTACAGCTTTTATGTTTTTCAAAGAAGCAACGGACTCTCCGGTCAGCGCGGACTCGTCTACTTTGAGGTTGACTGCCTCAATGAGCCGGAGATCTGCCGGTATTTTATCTCCGATTTCGAGAAAAACGATATCACCGGGGACCAGTTTGGTTGAATCGATCTCCTTTTTCTCTCCGTCTCTTAAAACCTTACAGCGTAGGGAAAGCATTTTTTGGAGTGCTTCTATGGCTTTTTCAGCTTTGTATTCCTGAATAAAGCCGAGAATACCGTTCAATATGACAATGATCATAATAGTGACAGCATCTCCTATCTCTCCTATGGCAAAGGAGATCGCCGCGGCAATAAGCAGGATGATGATCAGAACATCCGTAAACTGCCTGAAGAGTATCCAGTACCATTTTTCTTTGTGTACTGAACGGATACGGTTTGGACCATAGTGTGCCTGACGCTGAACTATTTCATCTTTGCTTAGACCTTTTTGCGGATCAGTACCCAGGGCCTTGCATACCGTGTCGAACTTTTGGGCATACCACGGTATTTGTTCTTTTTCAGGTTTTTCTATTTTTTTCTTTTTTGTTTTGGATACAGCAGACTGCATCAGTGTTTCTTTCCAGAACGAAACCATCAGGGAGAAAAGAAGCGGTACTACGATCGTAGAGACTGAAGAGGCTGCTACCAGTGCAGTAAAGAGCTGGGTGTCGATCAATTGTGCATCGAGTAAAAGTTTTGCCACGATGATCTCGGTAGTAAGCCTGGCGTTCAGTCCGATCCCGATCGTCCATGCTTCTTTGCTGTTAAGCTGTCCCATAGGGACCATGAGAAAAATACCGATGATCTTACCTACGAAGGCAGCCAGAAAAAGCAGGATCGCAAGTTCAGGTGCCTTAAACATACCACTGAGATCGACACTCATACCTATCCATAAGAAAAAGACAATACCAAAAAAGCCGTAGCTTACGGCTCGCACTGCCTTGGTGGCCTGAACGCCTACATCCCCTGCCGTATTAAAGACCGGACGCATTAGCATACCTGCCACAATGGCACCTACAACCAAACCTAGATCCGTTCGTTCTGCAAACCCGCCAAAAACAAAAAGAACGATGATCATTAATAAAATGAGATTGGCAACCCGTATCTTTAACCAGTGCGAGAGAGGAAGAAGGATCCATTTACGTACCACCCAGGCAGCAGCAATAAAGATGATGATATTGAGTACAAGGTCGATTATCGCAGTGGAATCATTTGTGGCCAACCCGCTTTTATCGCCAATCCACAGAGAAACAAAAGCGATAAGGAAGACTTCTATCACATCATCAAGGACACCCGCACCTACAATATAGTTGCCAACCTTGGTTCTGATAAGATTGAATTCATCCAGTATGGGTACTATCACCGCTTCGGCTGTGGGCATACGGGTCAATCCCACCACAAAAGATACCATCCAGTCATACCCCAGGTAGCGCATCACTGCTATACCCAGTGCAAAAGGGATGATGGTGTTCAATACCGTGGCTATTATGATGTTTTTGCTTTGCGAACGCATCTCCTGCATATCGATCTGCAGACCGATAAAGAAAAGTAAAAAAAGTACGCCCAGTTCGGCAAGCAGGGTAAAGATCTCATTGAAGATACCATGGGAAAGCAAATCACCGATCGGGGTATAGTGTGCACCCATGGCGACAAAAAGTGCAGCCAGAATACCCGGGATCCTCAAACGTTCCATAAAACCGGCCAAAATATAGGTCAGTCCGAAAAGCAGTGCCAACAACAATAAAAATTGCCCTACTATCTCACTGGTCATCATGTAGCCTTGTTTTAATGTTTTGATTTATTATACCACTGATTGGGATAAATATATAAACCATAGCTTAAAGAATAAGGTGTACAATTGACTTATCAATACAATAAAAAGGAATGTATATGGCTACAGTCGTCTCCTACGGTGCAGCAGAAGTGGTGACGGGGTCCTGTCACCTGTTTACGATAGACGGAGGTCCCCGTATCCTTGTGGATTGCGGGATGTTTCAGGGTCAGGAAGAGGAGCGTAACTACGGTCCTTTTGATTTTAACCCTTCCGAAGTGGACTATCTGTTGGTCACCCATGCCCATCTGGACCATGTCGGGCGCATACCGAAACTGGTGAAAGAGGGCTTTACCGGAAAGATCTATGCGACCCATGCGACACATGACCTTGCCGAGATCATTCTGCTTGACAGTGCCAAGATCATGAAGGAAGATTTTAACACCAAATACAAAAAGGCCCAGCGGCAGGGAAAAGAAGAGGGTGTCATGGAACCGTTATATGTAGAAGCCGATGTGGAGGATGTGTTCGAGTTTGACTGGCACTATCCGGAGTATGACAAGTCTTTCACTCTGGAGGATGATATAGAGATCACTTACCGGGATGCCGGCCATATCCTCGGGGCCGCTTTTATTGAAATACGCTATAAAGAGAATGGTGTGGACCATACCATAGTTTTCTCCGGAGATATAGGCAACGATACCGAGATCGTCATGAAAGACCTCGCTCCATGTACCCATGCCGACTATCTGTATGTAGAGTCCACCTACGGCGACCGTGACCACCAAGGTGTAGAGGATACTGTTACGGAATTCAAAAGCGTGATCATCAAGACCATGAAAGACTGGGGAAATGTCATTATCCCCTCGTTCGCCGTGGAACGGACGCAGGAACTTCTCTGCATCCTGAAGCAGATGCACAGGAGAAAAGAGTTGCCGCAGTGCAAAATATTTGTTGACAGCCCTATGGCGACCCGTGCAACAGAAGTGTACAGGAACTATTCCGAACTGTTGAGTTCCGAGTGTCAGGAGATCAAGAAAGAAGATGGAACGATTTTCGATTTTGAGAACCTTGTCTATACCCTTGATGTAGAAGCTTCCAAAGCCATCAACGACATGGATACCCGTGCGATCATCATTGCGGGCAGCGGTATGTGCAACGGCGGCAGGATACTGCATCATTTCAAGAACCGTTTATGGAACAAGAAGAATGCCGTCATTTTTGTAGGGTATCAGGCCGTCGGTACTTTGGGAAGACATATCGTCGACGGAGCACGATGGGTGAAGATCTACAATGAAGATATCCTCATCAAGGCGAGTATCCATACCATTAACGGATTCTCCGCCCATGCCGACCAGAAGGGCATTGTCAAATGGATCTCACAGATCGAAGGCCTTAATAGTATCTATCTTGTGCATGGAGAAGAGGACAAGCAGGTGATCCTCCGAGCTGTACTTGAAAATGAACTGCATGCCAAAGCACATATCGTGGAGCCTGAAGAAGTGATCTATCTGGCATAGGTCCTTTTTATGAATTGATTAGAATTAACACATATGGGCACTTCTAGGGTTATTAGATATGCCCATTTTTAATATATCTTTGCTACACTTCAAAATTCTTACAGTAAAGGGAAGTAGTGGTCAAGCATCGTAATCTGGTCTCCTTCATCATTACCACACTTCTCTATGCCCTGCTTTTTGGGGGCTATTTCTACCTGATGCGTACCTATATCATTGCGGACCAGGCAGCGCAGGACAGTGCCATCCAACTCTGCCTGAGCGAATTCGTCCCTGAAGTGGTTCCTGAAGCCCAGGAGGCAGAAGAGGAACCTGTTGTAGAAGAAGAACCTGAACCTGAACCAGAGCCTGAACCGATAGTTAAAGAGGAGCCGGTGGTTGAAAAGGTCATCCCGGAACCTGTCAAACCTAAAGTACTTCCTGTACCTGAAGTAAAAAAGCCAAAGCCAAAAAAGAAAGAGATCAAAAAGAAGAAAAAAGTCAAGAAAAAAAAGGTAAGGACACGAACGGCACAAAGCAGTAGGGTAGGGGTCAAACGCCGGGGCAGTGGACATGCCAGTGTT
This DNA window, taken from Sulfurovum lithotrophicum, encodes the following:
- a CDS encoding MBL fold metallo-hydrolase RNA specificity domain-containing protein codes for the protein MATVVSYGAAEVVTGSCHLFTIDGGPRILVDCGMFQGQEEERNYGPFDFNPSEVDYLLVTHAHLDHVGRIPKLVKEGFTGKIYATHATHDLAEIILLDSAKIMKEDFNTKYKKAQRQGKEEGVMEPLYVEADVEDVFEFDWHYPEYDKSFTLEDDIEITYRDAGHILGAAFIEIRYKENGVDHTIVFSGDIGNDTEIVMKDLAPCTHADYLYVESTYGDRDHQGVEDTVTEFKSVIIKTMKDWGNVIIPSFAVERTQELLCILKQMHRRKELPQCKIFVDSPMATRATEVYRNYSELLSSECQEIKKEDGTIFDFENLVYTLDVEASKAINDMDTRAIIIAGSGMCNGGRILHHFKNRLWNKKNAVIFVGYQAVGTLGRHIVDGARWVKIYNEDILIKASIHTINGFSAHADQKGIVKWISQIEGLNSIYLVHGEEDKQVILRAVLENELHAKAHIVEPEEVIYLA
- a CDS encoding energy transducer TonB, producing the protein MVKHRNLVSFIITTLLYALLFGGYFYLMRTYIIADQAAQDSAIQLCLSEFVPEVVPEAQEAEEEPVVEEEPEPEPEPEPIVKEEPVVEKVIPEPVKPKVLPVPEVKKPKPKKKEIKKKKKVKKKKVRTRTAQSSRVGVKRRGSGHASVSQKNRFLSTVRQRINQNKSYPRIAKRRGMQGSVKVRFTILSNGHVGNISISGPKVFHSSARRAVEKAFPLSTKHIPVSLPKTVNLTLRYQLR
- a CDS encoding HAD-IC family P-type ATPase, giving the protein MTSEIVGQFLLLLALLFGLTYILAGFMERLRIPGILAALFVAMGAHYTPIGDLLSHGIFNEIFTLLAELGVLFLLFFIGLQIDMQEMRSQSKNIIIATVLNTIIPFALGIAVMRYLGYDWMVSFVVGLTRMPTAEAVIVPILDEFNLIRTKVGNYIVGAGVLDDVIEVFLIAFVSLWIGDKSGLATNDSTAIIDLVLNIIIFIAAAWVVRKWILLPLSHWLKIRVANLILLMIIVLFVFGGFAERTDLGLVVGAIVAGMLMRPVFNTAGDVGVQATKAVRAVSYGFFGIVFFLWIGMSVDLSGMFKAPELAILLFLAAFVGKIIGIFLMVPMGQLNSKEAWTIGIGLNARLTTEIIVAKLLLDAQLIDTQLFTALVAASSVSTIVVPLLFSLMVSFWKETLMQSAVSKTKKKKIEKPEKEQIPWYAQKFDTVCKALGTDPQKGLSKDEIVQRQAHYGPNRIRSVHKEKWYWILFRQFTDVLIIILLIAAAISFAIGEIGDAVTIMIIVILNGILGFIQEYKAEKAIEALQKMLSLRCKVLRDGEKKEIDSTKLVPGDIVFLEIGDKIPADLRLIEAVNLKVDESALTGESVASLKNIKAVPQKSALGERSSMAWMGTNVVNGYAKGIVVATGMQTEFGKIAKMTSEVGSTQTPLQKKLAVLGKKLGIFSVAIAAFVAIIGYLLGKDMMEMFLTGISLAVAVVPEGLPAVVTITLALGVKAMVRQKALLRRLQAAEALGSANVICTDKTGTLTQNQMTVQKVWLFSGEIDVTGSGYDPKGHFEKDKKKVDYKKRQDLIELLKTGLICTHAGLTREKDAWKITGEPTEASLIVAAYKAWLTPEVDEKITTEFSFNSQRKRMSVIVQEKGKNIAYIKGAPEVLLERSNYYFDGEKVQALDAQKKKAFEDAYSQLARNGLRTLALAKRVLPKGIKLDADAVENDLVLLGVVGIIDPPRPEVHHAIQTARTAGINVVMITGDAPLTAMAIAKEVGLDARHGITGSQLDTLDDDALKNAIHEGAIFARTTPADKMRIIKILQDEGLVTAMTGDGVNDAPALKKADIGIAMGMRGTDVARGAADMILLDDNFASIINAVREGRRQYDNIKKFVTYLLSSNIGEVIAIFVNILLGGPLILLPVQILWMNLVTDGMTAVALGMEKAEKGVMHRPPRASSESFLQYRGIIMIILLGGYIGGATLWIFHHYLSSGLPEAQAIGLAQTAAFTAIIILEKMNVFNYRSLHAPIYTMGFFSNKWLIAAWITTVSLQVAAVYVPFLQEALHTVPLGWKDWLLIFEISLPIFVVTELYKITEWFLLKSKNAHTEKEGA